A single region of the Fusarium fujikuroi IMI 58289 draft genome, chromosome FFUJ_chr05 genome encodes:
- a CDS encoding related to Polyamine transport protein — MSTDEGWKKTGMNCPGGSASKDKSIASPEKYAVFTNASSVGNQDARRFSSLSTGTCLHNMPSSDTQLHGSYVQNNSSHDTNCPELSLMEDQSLLATNMNRPVRSQSSGSIMSCLWKSQWLKRLSRTAKSDGSQLTKPQPGIKLIRSDDRRPSEPVLPSSMALRRMSACSTLSGKSGPGVDGVLFKRAFSDLERLLDEALSLALDVADHSEAAAHASHPAASKEHGADRVDESNMSMGDRPQENVETIPIDGSDMAYPARPGCRRAATYTAVPKRPRLADVVESYSGTYQELRTRTQAARRQQSGTSRRSSLSRKSRKSNKGFKTDRRLRPSMLNDLRSTTALLDIGGMDVKEQTTARKRSAAVEASSAVRSGTSHDALPEHNIAGRRLHGEHGINLRKRSHSPVRKRFVASTACLSTALIGVLLGIYTGLVPSIQYYIVDQSHVTVHGNTGCFLALAIPSFFLWPLPLLHGRKPYIMSSLIIAMPLLFPQAIAVSSPRLTNTASWRVMLLASRTLMGGSLGFATMNFHSVLTDLFGASLMCQHPHEEVVDHFDARRHGGGMGIWLGIWTWCWIGSLGLGFLIGAAIIDKHSPAWGFYISIMMIAVVLILNVICPEVRRSAFRRSIAEVRTGGDISHRLARGEVMMHRVKTGPKWWGQEAYHGVRLSLEMLEQPGFAVVAIYVAWIYAQVVLVIILLGSLVSRFYHLRSPYVGLHVAAVALGALLAIPFQKASIFSRSRNRENKVNREVLGKKIVWSSHLVRRAVFTIALPIGGACYAAVSSGPPISSGVPTFFALCIGFLSSLAISECNGLIMETFDTSDLSPGMVGRHRDPTGQDQRRTNYSSFPRVTAGFAMIQSFSYILAAGSTALGGHVTRKLGQQVATSVVAAILFLLTVLLLLVLIRFKNVLIIPRSKSEEMERITQARRRSSKRRASMPNDLRALMEEDYAWRPTMIGNPMGKNRRMNVLEMGNLTRWQDIRRRNKLIDAGVHLNRDTLDQGLDALDVALENHIDDMRQNASGFFRRGSLRKHGRRLRRSNQSSEQAFHDLELDMLDPVGTPSESSQQPRQYVERECVMGQTIKEENKDETQAGPSTLQRDRT, encoded by the exons ATGTCAACTGATGAGGGCTGGAAAAAGACTGGCATGAACTGTCCTGGCGGAAGTGCTTCAAAAGACAAAAGCATTGCTTCTCCAGAAAAATATGCGGTCTTTACGAACGCTTCGAGTGTTGGTAACCAGGATGCTAGACGCTTCTCATCGCTCAGCACAGGCACATGCCTACACAATATGCCGTCGTCAGACACACAGCTGCATGGCTCATACGTCCAAAACAACAGCTCTCACGACACCAATTGTCCAGAGTTATCTCTGATGGAAGACCAGAGCTTATTGGCTACAAACATGAACAGACCAGTCCGCAGTCAATCCTCGGGATCTATTATGAGCTGTTTATGGAAAAGTCAGTGGCTCAAGCGACTATCGCGCACAGCAAAGTCAGACGGTTCACAGCTTACCAAGCCTCAGCCTGGAATCAAACTAATCAGATCAGATGATCGACGTCCATCAGAGCCTGTTTTGCCAAGTAGTATGGCTCTGCGAAGAATGTCCGCCTGCTCGACTCTATCTGGCAAGTCTGGTCCTGGAGTTGACGGGGTACTGTTCAAACGTGCATTCAGCGATCTTGAGAGGCTCCTCGATGAAGCTCTCTCCCTCGCCCTGGATGTCGCGGATCATTCGGAAGCCGCAGCTCATGCTAGTCACCCTGCCGCATCGAAGGAGCATGGCGCCGATCGTGTGGACGAATCAAACATGTCGATGGGCGACAGACCCCAAGAAAATGTCGAAACAATTCCTATAGATGGATCAGATATGGCCTACCCAGCGAGGCCAGGCTGCAGGCGTGCTGCCACTTACACCGCCGTACCCAAACGCCCGCGGCTGGCCGATGTAGTTGAGAGCTATTCCGGAACCTATCAGGAGCTTCGAACAAGGACTCAGGCTGCACGAAGACAACAAAGCGGCACCTCACGACGTTCTTCACTCAGCAGAAAGTCCCGGAAATCTAACAAAGGGTTCAAGACGGATCGTAGACTGAGGCCAAGTATGCTGAACGATCTCCGCAGCACAACTGCCCTTCTTGATATTGGAGGAATGGACGTCAAAGAACAAACAACAGCTCGCAAACGCTCGGCAGCTGTGGAGGCTTCATCAGCCGTTCGAAGTGGGACCAGTCATGATGCTCTACCAGAACATAACATTGCTGGGAGAAGATTGCATGGCGAACACGGCATCAATCTTCGAAAGCGATCGCAC TCACCCGTTCGCAAGCGATTTGTAGCATCTACTGCCTGCTTGAGCACAGCGCTCATCGGAGTACTACTTGGTATCTATACGGGCCTAGTCCCATCAATCCAGTATTATATCGTGGATCAATCACATGTCACTGTTCACGGCAACACCGGTTGtttccttgcccttgctATTCCGTCCTTCTTTCTCTGGCCATTGCCTTTACTCCATGGTCGGAAGCCGTATATAATGTCAAGTCTCATTATTGCAAtgcctcttctttttccaCAGGCAATTGCAGTCAGCAGTCCCAGGCTGACCAACACTGCGTCTTGGAGGGTAATGCTGTTGGCCTCTCGTACCCTAATGGGTGGCTCTTTGGGCTTTGCGACTATGAACTTTCACTCAGTTCTGACCGACCTTTTTGGCGCTTCCCTAATGTGTCAGCATCCCCatgaagaggttgtcgaTCATTTCGACGCAAGAAGACATGGTGGTGGCATGGGTATTTGGCTTGGTATCTGGACCTGGTGCTGGATTGGATCTCTTGGACTTGGTTTTCTCATTGGTGCAGCTATCATCGATAAACATTCGCCAGCATGGGGCTTTTACATCAGCATCATGATGATTGCAGTTGTCTTGATTCTCAATGTGATATGCCCCGAGGTCCGACGATCTGCATTCCGACGGTCGATTGCAGAAGTCCGAACAGGGGGGGACATCTCACATCGTCTGGCTCGAGGAGAAGTGATGATGCATCGAGTCAAGACAGGTCCAAAGTGGTGGGGACAGGAAGCATACCATGGTGTTCGTTTATCCTTGGAGATGCTTGAACAACCTGGCTTCGCGGTTGTAGCAATATACGTCGCCTGGATTTATGCACAAGTCGTTCTTGTCATCATTCTGCTGGGCTCACTCGTATCTCGCTTCTATCATCTCAGATCGCCATATGTCGGCCTTCATGTCGCCGCCGTTGCACTCGGCGCTCTCCTTGCAATTCCTTTCCAAAAGgccagcatcttctccagaTCTCGCAACCGAGAAAATAAAGTTAACCGCGAGGTCCTAGGCAAAAAAATAGTATGGTCTTCACATCTAGTCCGCCGGGCCGTCTTTACTATTGCCCTTCCGATTGGCGGCGCCTGCTATGCTGCTGTTTCGTCAGGACCACCAATCAGTTCTGGCGTGCCAACCTTTTTTGCCTTATGTATAGGTTTTCTATCCTCCCTCGCCATTTCAGAATGCAACGGCCTCATCATGGAAACCTTCGATACATCGGATCTGTCTCCCGGAATGGTTGGTCGCCACCGTGATCCCACAGGTCAAGACCAGCGTCGAACCAACTACTCCTCTTTTCCGAGAGTGACAGCAGGATTCGCTATGATACAATCCTTCTCATACATACTTGCGGCCGGCTCAACTGCGCTGGGCGGTCATGTAACGCGGAAGCTTGGCCAACAAGTTGCCACGAGCGTCGTAGCTGCGATACTATTCTTGTTGACTGTCCTCTTGTTACTTGTTCTCATCCGGTTCAAGAATGTGCTCATCATACCTCGTTCAAAATCagaagagatggagagaaTTACCCAAGCGCGTCGGCGGTCTTCGAAACGCCGAGCTTCCATGCCCAATGACTTGCGTGCACTGATGGAAGAGGATTATGCCTGGCGGCCCACAATGATAGGAAACCCGATGGGCAAAAACCGCCGAATGAACGTATTGGAAATGGGTAACCTGACAAGGTGGCAAGATATTCGACGGCGAAATAAGCTCATTGATGCGGGTGTTCATCTCAATCGTGATACGTTGGATCAAGGTCTAGATGCTCTAGATGTTGCGCTCGAAAACCATATTGATGACATGCGACAGAATGCATCTGGATTTTTCAGACGAGGGAGCTTAAGAAAGCATGGAAGACGTCTCCGTCGCAGCAACCAAAGCAGTGAGCAGGCATTTCATGACTTGGAACTGGACATGCTTGATCCAGTGGGTACGCCGAGTGAGTCGTCCCAGCAACCTCGACAGTATGTCGAGAGGGAATGTGTTATGGGTCAAAcaatcaaggaggagaacaaggACGAAACCCAAGCTGGACCTAGCACTTTGCAAAGAGACCGCACTTAA
- a CDS encoding related to putative dual specificity protein kinase pom1 codes for MSRDHKAPAGPRPANFSPTRLGKTANAQPRPHIPSTNPGFAFASDDPMLSATPSNNHSIFSFSRDGDSGQLNDSTASFDFLPSVSFDDLQSSIESASTDFKLTQFPSPNGEGGILDTHGEDNASMSSRSQVVPSSNGAATRTAVQTNTRPARSGSLLRRPSNSNRPPANASGASGPTDHIHGPGAARSRRQSQYPPVSNTVVPKPPRKSIGPGIVGDGDYGARPPQKRRPSLFSEGTPTGSTRASMDANPSWLDNTRNFPNSRAAKSKSVQPPPRPNQTNLGLGNTLTPEQNRHSALAPRSPRVGGRLSTPSSANKRVSMMPGAHHSSHATGLGARTISPTDTRRMKRLSTMPQSLSLGQVSTPPPPPPVSMNNQPERAESKSPSMIPRRTSGTPSSSRTTPDLHRKSFNSNLSVNSGFSLNSARTSTGSLHRISGSSSTSRLPAPKHTTVHNPIPADDDEYVPPVPAIPKAYESPKDSPADTYFMEKKKTALSNMDAMGMNSNSTGTISMPVFPEPTKLQRKPSARKSYVPNVAAEPENKATPPNKRHLQPLRLPPINLGPLSTPTANKIAALQDHSSVERHETPPPARQLPKTPTTPMTASKSSFFAKSRHGDTPELPSLRSSSSVHHTHLTPTPPDASSTESSLAFKELDHKQSMSPFLSSSLPKGGADHGFLKRSKTGADFMTLDENLFQDQIHQKPTGPRAPKEAEPTPKSPQPEPSLDEPQTPSSMSSIRRKLSLSWKRGNSKSNITAPTDVVEKASAKQPEEPMPPPRIPISSTLNNLSTLKQASPSPTVKQPPGGYLESRRRKSSGGSLNGFISHDKTKSESWTVKKTVPDPSTMPVARNTSVMQKILRPRNSSGMSKGPDSYSADLDKDDMAAEEEMAKLGSRRKETDVAARTLDALRKRATPKERVGPHEAIRIAMLNIYERGEIVDYTDVYFCGTQNAHKVVGDLQSDAPNFGYDDERGDYTIVPGDHLAYRYEIIDVLGKGSFGQVVRCIDHKTGGLVAIKIIRNKKRFHQQALVEVNILQKLREWDPKNRHSMVNFTQSFYFRGHLCISTELLDMNLYELIKAHAFRGFSIKIIRRFTKQILSSLNLLKQHKVIHCDLKPENILLRHPLHAEIKVIDFGSSCFENEKVYTYIQSRFYRSPEVILGMTYGMPIDMWSVGCILAELYTGVPIFPGENEQEQLACIMEVFGPPEKHLIEKSTRKKLFFDSMGKPRLTVSSKGRRRRPSSKTLGQVLKCDDEVFIDFLHRCLRWDPERRMKPEDAIRHEFITGRKMPVPRMPPTRESSPMKRHNTISTPRPLPEPPGAGAKPPTSLRTGASPHKFVSGGVRKTSGTTGPIGSGPTKRTSAGTTGLAQGASGLPRAAGRSVSAKQDLAAAGATAAMSRRT; via the exons ATGAGCCGCGACCACAAGGCACCTGCTGGGCCTCGACCAGCCAACTTTTCTCCAACGCGATT GGGCAAAACCGCCAACGCTCAGCCTCGACCACATATCCCCTCGACGAACCCTGGATTTGCCTTTGCCTCCGACGATCCAATGCTCAGCGCAACTCCTTCCAATAATCATTCcattttttcttttagtcGTGATGGAGATTCAGGTCAATTGAACGACTCGACTGCCTCTTTCGATTTCTTGCCCTCTGTTAGCTTCGACGATTTACAGAGTAGCATCGAATCCGCTTCAACAGACTTCAAACTGACCCAATTCCCGTCTCCCAACGGCGAAGGGGGCATCCTCGACACGCACGGGGAAGATAACGCCAGTATGTCTTCTAGATCTCAAGTAGTTCCGTCATCGAATGGTGCTGCCACACGAACTGCTGTCCAAACCAACACTCGACCGGCTCGATCAGGCTCGCTACTGCGTCGACCTAGTAATTCCAACAGACCGCCTGCCAATGCCTCCGGTGCTTCTGGTCCGACTGATCATATCCACGGGCCGGGCGCTGCACGCTCTCGTCGACAAAGTCAATACCCGCCTGTCTCCAATACCGTCGTGCCAAAACCCCCTCGAAAGTCGATCGGCCCAGGAATTGTTGGCGATGGGGACTATGGAGCGCGACCTCCCCAGAAGCGACGCCCCAGTCTCTTCTCTGAAGGGACGCCTACTGGCTCGACGAGAGCTTCTATGGACGCCAATCCATCGTGGCTCGATAATACAAGAAATTTCCCCAACTCAAGGGCTGCGAAATCCAAATCAGTACAACCGCCACCACGACCAAATCAAACcaaccttggtcttggtaacACCCTTACCCCAGAGCAGAACCGACACTCTGCCCTGGCCCCGCGATCACCTCGGGTCGGAGGCCGATTAAGCACACCGTCCTCCGCGAACAAGAGAGTTTCGATGATGCCCGGTGCCCACCATTCATCACATGCGACTGGCCTAGGCGCGAGGACAATTAGTCCCACTGATACAAGGAGGATGAAGCGACTCTCAACAATGCCTCAGTCATTGAGTCTTGGTCAGGTTTCCACCCCTCCGCCTCCACCACCAGTGTCGATGAACAATCAACCTGAGAGAGCTGAATCGAAATCGCCTTCTATGATTCCAAGACGAACTTCTGGTACcccatcatcctcgagaaCTACGCCAGACCTCCACCGTAAATCCTTCAACTCAAATCTATCAGTCAACTCGGGCTTTAGCCTGAACTCGGCCAGAACGTCAACTGGATCGCTACACCGTATATCTGgttcttcatcaacgtcaCGCTTACCTGCGCCAAAACATACTACAGTCCACAATCCTATTCCggctgacgatgacgaaTATGTCCCGCCTGTTCCTGCTATACCAAAAGCCTACGAGTCGCCGAAAGACTCGCCCGCAGACACTTATttcatggagaagaaaaagactgcGCTTAGTAACATGGACGCCATGGGCATGAACTCAAACTCTACTGGAACCATTTCTATGCCTGTCTTTCCTGAGCCCACGAAGCTTCAGAGGAAGCCCAGTGCGCGAAAGAGCTATGTTCCGAATGTGGCGGCTGAGCCTGAAAACAAGGCCACTCCTCCTAATAAGCGACATCTACAGCCTCTAAGACTTCCACCAATTAACCTGGGACCTTTGAGCACCCCAACTGCTAACAAGATTGCAGCGTTGCAGGACCACAGCAGTGTAGAAAGGCACGAAACTCCACCACCAGCCCGGCAATTGCCAAAGACACCCACAACCCCTATGACAGCTTCCAAAAGCTCCTTCTTTGCCAAAAGTCGCCATGGCGATACTCCTGAGCTTCCCTCTCTTAGGAGCAGTAGTTCAGTTCATCACACACATCTCACGCCTACACCCCCTGACGCTAGTTCGACTGAATCGTCGTTAGCTTTCAAGGAACTTGATCACAAGCAAAGCATGTCGCCTTTCTTGTCATCCTCGTTACCCAAGGGGGGCGCAGACCATGGCTTCTTAAAGAGGTCTAAGACGGGAGCCGACTTCATGACTTTGGATGAAAACTTGTTCCAAGATCAAATCCACCAGAAGCCTACGGGCCCTCGTGCGCCTAAAGAGGCGGAACCAACTCCCAAATCTCCTCAACCGGAACCTTCCCTGGATGAGCCACAAACACCCTCCTCCATGAGCTCTATTCGGCGAAAACTCAGTCTTTCTTGGAAGCGCGGGAACTCCAAGAGCAACATTACTGCCCCTACAGATGTGGTTGAGAAAGCCAGCGCGAAGCAGCCAGAGGAACCTATGCCTCCTCCTAGGATCCCCATCTCCTCCACTTTAAATAACTTGTCAACTCTCAAGCAAGCCAGTCCTTCCCCAACCGTGAAGCAACCTCCTGGAGGATATCTTGAGTCACGGAGGCGAAAGAGCTCTGGTGGAAGCCTCAATGGGTTCATCTCCCACGACAAGACAAAAAGCGAATCTTGGACTGTGAAGAAAACAGTGCCAGACCCTTCAACAATGCCCGTTGCTCGAAACACCTCAGTCATGCAGAAGATTCTTCGCCCCAGGAATTCTTCTGGCATGTCGAAAGGCCCTGACTCATACTCTGCAGACCTTGACAAGGACGATAtggcagcagaagaagagatggcTAAGTTGGGCTCCAGGCGCAAAGAGACGGATGTTGCTGCTAGAACCCTCGACGCACTCAGAAAGCGAGCCACCCCCAAAGAGCGAGTTGGCCCTCACGAAGCTATTCGTATTGCCATGCTCAATATTTATGAGAGGGGCGAAATTGTGGACTATACCGATGTGTACTTTTGCGGGACACAAAACGCCCACAAGGTTGTCGGTGATCTTCAGTCTGACGCACCAAACTTTGGATATGATGACGAGCGTGGCGATTATACGATTGTGCCTGGAGACCACCTTGCATATCGGTATGAGATCATTGATGTTCTAGGAAAGGGAAGCTTTGGACAAGTCGTTCGGTGCATTGATCACAAGACTGGCGGTCTGGTAGCTATCAAGATCAtaaggaacaagaaaaggttccatcaacaagctcttGTGGAGGTCAACATCCTGCAAAAGCTTCGTGAATGG GATCCGAAGAATAGGCACAGCATGGTCAACTTTACACAAAGTTTTTATTTCCGTGGCCACCTCTGCATCTCCACAGAATTGCTTGACATGAATCTCTACGAGCTCATCAAAGCCCACGCTTTCAGAGGATTCTCTATCAAGATTATTCGGCGCTTCACCAAGCAGATTCTCAGCTCACTCAATCTGCTCAAGCAGCACAAAGTCATTCATTGTGATCTCAAACCCGAAAATATTCTCTTGCGACATCCCCTTCATGCGGAAATCAAGGTGATTGACTTTGGCTCCAGCTGTTTTGAAAATGAGAAGGTGTATACTTATATTCAGTCTCGTTTCTATCGATCACCTGAGGTCATCCTTGGCATGACCTATGGTATGCCGATTGACATGTGGAGTGTTGGATGTATCCTGGCAGAACTATATACTGGAGTCCCCATTTTCCCTGGAGAAAACGAACAAGAGCAACTTGCTTGTATCATGGAGGTTTTCGGGCCTCCTGAAAAGCACTTGATTGAGAAGAGCACTCGAAAGAAACTTTTCTTCGATTCAATGGGCAAACCCCGTCTTACAGTATCGTCCAAAGGTCGCAGACGTCGCCCTTCTTCCAAAACTCTAGGCCAGGTGCTCAAATGCGACGACGAGGTGTTCATAGACTTTCTGCATAGGTGCTTACGTTGGGACCCTGAACGACGCATGAAACCTGAGGACGCGATTCGGCACGAGTTCATTACTGGGCGTAAGATGCCCGTCCCTCGTATGCCGCCAACTCGCGAATCATCACCCATGAAGCGGCATAACACAATTTCGACGCCGCGGCCTCTGCCGGAGCCTCCAGGTGCTGGTGCCAAACCCCCAACGTCTCTGCGAACTGGAGCCAGCCCTCACAAATTCGTCTCTGGTGGTGTGCGAAAGACTTCCGGGACCACGGGACCTATCGGCTCCGGGCCAACCAAACGAACGAGCGCCGGTACGACTGGGCTTGCACAAGGAGCAAGTGGCTTGCCTCGAGCTGCTGGTAGGAGTGTGAGTGCGAAGCAGGACCTGGCCGCTGCGGGTGCAACAGCCGCAATGAGTCGACGAACATAG